A single Acidaminococcus sp. DNA region contains:
- a CDS encoding MATE family efflux transporter yields MNQNTKTKKKNINLTEGTTWKVILAFAVPIIIGNLLQEFYNVMDTMIVGRTLGSVKLGAVGSTSAVIFLAIGFVIGLASGCTVLTANKYGAGDMAGVRKSAAAQIVSCTLFTVTITVVLLFAAPWILQFLHTTDAMYPYALQYIMIIYGGLPATMLYNLTAAQLRAIGDSRTPLLMLVISSVLNIILDFVFILAFGWDVAGAAIATVFSQLVSGLLCLRIIFRRFPFLLPGKADFHDLFDTIREELTVGIPMGLQLSVIAVGMMTVQYFVNSFGNHAVSAYTIGNRMQMMLQSPLSSMNLVMASFAGQNAGAVRYDRIRKGTRESVLMTVLYSIIVGIVVYTFSKPIITLFIPATEIETVVKAEQYLHWSCPLLWTLSLLFIYRGTLEGLSDGVTPMIGSFLEVAMRVLIPLFFCDTIGYTAIVMASPAAWTTSAVLMVAVYFWRMRNK; encoded by the coding sequence ATGAATCAAAATACAAAGACTAAAAAGAAGAATATTAATCTGACCGAAGGAACGACCTGGAAGGTCATTCTTGCGTTTGCCGTTCCCATCATCATCGGGAACCTGCTGCAGGAGTTCTACAATGTCATGGATACGATGATTGTAGGCAGGACGCTCGGCTCCGTGAAGCTCGGTGCGGTCGGATCAACGAGTGCCGTCATCTTTCTTGCCATCGGCTTTGTGATTGGCCTTGCGAGCGGATGCACGGTGCTAACCGCGAACAAGTACGGCGCAGGAGATATGGCCGGCGTGCGTAAGAGTGCAGCCGCCCAGATTGTCAGCTGCACTCTTTTTACGGTTACAATCACTGTAGTGCTTCTTTTTGCCGCGCCCTGGATTCTGCAGTTTCTCCATACAACGGATGCCATGTATCCTTATGCTCTGCAGTACATCATGATCATTTACGGAGGGCTTCCCGCTACCATGCTCTATAACCTGACGGCTGCACAGCTTCGCGCCATCGGGGACAGCCGGACGCCGCTTCTTATGCTGGTTATTTCATCAGTCCTTAATATTATTCTGGACTTTGTATTTATCCTCGCCTTCGGCTGGGATGTGGCCGGTGCCGCCATTGCAACGGTCTTTTCGCAGCTCGTATCGGGGCTCTTATGCCTCCGGATCATCTTCCGCCGTTTCCCCTTCCTGCTTCCCGGAAAAGCAGATTTTCATGATCTCTTTGATACCATTCGAGAAGAACTGACTGTCGGTATCCCTATGGGCCTGCAGCTTTCTGTGATTGCTGTCGGTATGATGACCGTCCAGTACTTTGTGAACAGCTTCGGCAACCATGCCGTATCCGCCTATACGATTGGCAACCGCATGCAGATGATGCTCCAGTCGCCGCTCTCTTCCATGAACCTTGTCATGGCCTCCTTTGCCGGTCAGAACGCAGGCGCTGTGCGCTATGACCGGATTCGTAAAGGAACCCGTGAATCGGTTCTCATGACGGTGCTCTACAGCATTATCGTCGGGATCGTGGTCTACACCTTTTCAAAACCTATCATTACGCTCTTTATTCCCGCCACGGAGATTGAAACCGTCGTCAAGGCCGAACAGTACCTGCACTGGTCCTGCCCGCTACTTTGGACACTAAGCCTTCTTTTTATCTACCGTGGTACCCTAGAAGGTCTATCTGACGGTGTCACGCCTATGATTGGTTCATTTCTGGAAGTCGCCATGCGGGTGCTGATACCCTTATTTTTCTGTGATACCATCGGCTATACCGCCATCGTCATGGCAAGCCCCGCTGCCTGGACGACAAGCGCTGTATTGATGGTAGCGGTGTACTTTTGGAGAATGCGAAATAAGTAA
- a CDS encoding ABC transporter ATP-binding protein/permease encodes MREKKSQIKPLIKFLRYIHSFRAWIYVSVFLSLVAAILNLIGPNALSRITDLITAGLIGEMNLVAIRRICLLMTLLYGLGWVVNYVEGFIMATVSQDITKSMRRDISRKIDRLPLRYFDSHETGNTLSLVTNDVDTVGQMLNQSLSTIILNVALLIGAAVMMLVTNWKMAILGIFSAIVGFALAFFLIAKSQKYFTRQQQDLGSLNGHIEETYGGLLVIKAYNDQEASRRVFREKNEKLYTANWKSTWLSGIMPPLMMFIGNVAYVVVCITGAVLALEGEITFGVIVAFMMYIRNFTHPLQNLAQAFSSMQSMVAACDRIFTFLGEEEMEDESGKTAVIKNVKGDVTFDHVKFGYTKEREIIHDFSSQIKAGQKVAIVGPTGAGKTTIVNLLMRFYDVDGGKITIDGVNTMDMKRETVHNIFGMVLQDTWLIEGTVRENLVYNRENVSDAQLDKVCEAVGLTDLIRQLPHGYDTVLNEDAGISAGQKQLITIARAMLADSPLMILDEATSSVDTRTEQKVQNAMDLLTQGRTSFVIAHRLSTIKNADSILVMKDGDIIESGTHEELMAKNGFYAELYNSQFAAA; translated from the coding sequence ATGCGTGAAAAGAAAAGCCAGATTAAACCGCTCATAAAGTTCCTTCGGTATATCCATAGCTTCCGCGCCTGGATTTATGTGTCAGTCTTTCTGTCGCTCGTGGCTGCTATTTTGAACCTCATCGGGCCTAATGCACTCAGCAGAATCACAGACCTTATCACAGCAGGTCTTATCGGAGAGATGAATCTTGTCGCCATCAGGAGAATCTGTCTTCTCATGACGCTGCTTTACGGGCTCGGCTGGGTCGTCAACTACGTAGAAGGGTTCATTATGGCTACCGTATCTCAGGACATTACAAAGTCTATGCGCCGGGATATTTCAAGGAAAATCGACAGACTGCCGCTACGATATTTCGATTCGCACGAGACCGGCAATACGTTGTCCCTCGTCACGAATGACGTCGATACCGTGGGGCAGATGCTAAATCAGTCCCTTTCTACTATCATCCTTAATGTAGCACTTCTTATCGGAGCCGCTGTCATGATGCTCGTGACAAATTGGAAAATGGCCATTCTGGGTATTTTCTCCGCTATCGTGGGATTTGCCCTCGCGTTCTTTCTGATTGCCAAATCACAGAAGTACTTTACGCGGCAGCAGCAGGATCTGGGCAGCCTCAACGGGCACATCGAAGAAACCTACGGCGGACTACTTGTCATCAAAGCTTATAACGATCAGGAGGCGTCACGCCGCGTTTTCCGTGAAAAGAATGAAAAACTTTACACGGCCAACTGGAAGTCTACCTGGCTTTCCGGGATTATGCCGCCCCTTATGATGTTTATCGGCAACGTAGCCTATGTGGTAGTCTGCATTACCGGCGCCGTTCTTGCCCTCGAAGGGGAGATTACCTTCGGCGTCATCGTGGCTTTTATGATGTATATCCGGAATTTTACGCACCCGCTGCAGAATCTGGCTCAGGCCTTCAGCTCCATGCAGTCCATGGTCGCGGCGTGTGACCGTATTTTTACCTTTCTCGGTGAAGAGGAAATGGAGGACGAATCCGGAAAGACTGCGGTGATTAAGAACGTCAAAGGCGATGTCACTTTTGACCACGTGAAATTCGGCTATACCAAAGAGCGTGAGATTATCCACGATTTTTCTTCGCAGATCAAGGCAGGCCAGAAAGTGGCCATCGTCGGACCTACGGGCGCGGGTAAGACGACCATCGTCAACCTGCTTATGCGGTTCTATGATGTCGACGGCGGCAAAATAACAATCGATGGCGTCAACACCATGGATATGAAGCGCGAGACCGTGCATAACATTTTTGGTATGGTGCTGCAGGATACGTGGCTCATTGAGGGTACTGTGCGGGAAAATCTCGTCTACAATCGGGAAAACGTGTCTGATGCGCAGCTGGACAAAGTCTGTGAAGCCGTCGGATTGACCGACCTCATCCGGCAACTGCCCCATGGGTACGACACTGTGCTGAATGAGGACGCCGGCATCTCGGCCGGACAGAAACAGCTCATCACCATCGCCCGGGCCATGCTCGCCGATTCGCCTTTGATGATTCTCGATGAAGCTACGTCTTCCGTCGATACGAGAACCGAGCAAAAGGTACAGAACGCGATGGATCTCCTGACGCAGGGCCGTACGTCCTTCGTCATTGCCCACAGGCTTTCAACCATCAAAAATGCGGACTCTATCCTCGTCATGAAAGACGGCGACATTATCGAATCGGGTACGCATGAGGAGCTCATGGCGAAAAACGGTTTCTATGCCGAGCTCTATAACAGTCAGTTTGCAGCCGCCTGA
- a CDS encoding acyltransferase: protein MTNDIKIDSSSFVDHVMVKMGGKIKVGKDCVINGELVALGGKITIGNNVVINKDTKIFCHKSVTIEDHVMISWGCNIVDSNMHSLHSEERKKDTLTAAEAVRNHTVGQNVDLTHVAMKPIVIKEGAWIGFNVTILKGVTIGKGAIVGAGSFVVKDVPDYAVIGGNPPAIIEYTD from the coding sequence ATGACAAACGATATCAAAATTGACAGCAGTTCTTTTGTGGATCACGTCATGGTCAAAATGGGCGGGAAAATCAAAGTCGGAAAAGACTGCGTCATCAATGGTGAACTCGTCGCGCTGGGCGGCAAGATTACCATTGGCAACAATGTCGTTATCAACAAAGACACGAAAATCTTCTGTCATAAATCCGTGACTATCGAAGACCACGTCATGATTTCCTGGGGCTGCAATATCGTGGACAGCAATATGCATTCCCTCCATTCGGAAGAACGGAAGAAAGATACTCTTACAGCGGCAGAGGCTGTTCGTAACCATACAGTCGGGCAGAACGTGGACCTTACCCACGTCGCCATGAAGCCAATCGTCATCAAAGAGGGCGCCTGGATTGGCTTTAACGTCACCATTTTGAAGGGCGTTACCATCGGCAAAGGCGCCATCGTCGGCGCCGGCAGCTTCGTCGTCAAAGACGTCCCGGATTATGCTGTCATAGGCGGCAACCCACCGGCAATTATTGAATATACGGACTGA
- a CDS encoding ABC transporter ATP-binding protein/permease yields MLKILKYLKKKEWVYAAFCVFFIVLQVWLDLKLPDYMSEVTRLVETEGSAMDDILSAGGKMLACAVGSMAAAIVTVLFASKTAAGLSRTLRDLVYNKTLDFPMQEVHQFSADSLINRTTNDVTQIQTLVAMGLQAIIKAPITAVWAIVKISNKNWQWTLSTAVAVAILVIVLGITLVYAVPRFQKIQTLNDKLNTVTREQVAGVRVVRAYNAEAYQEKKFDKQNEIITENNTIANRVMALMFPTMTLLNSGLSLAVYWIGAYLISAAAGPAKLVIFSDMVVFLNYAMQIIMSFMLLNMIFILLPRAEVSANRIVEVLDTPVSITDGTVASAPGEKGTVEFRDVSFRYPEAGGDVLQHLSFKVNRGETCALIGATGSGKTTAINLIPRFYDASAGEVLVDGVDVKAYKKSELRSKIGYCSQRAKLFSGTVRTNILFGENGKAPGTEEDVKEALAVSKADEFVSKMPKGEDASISQNGTNVSGGQKQRISIARAVARKPEIFIFDDSFSALDYKTDREVRKQLAQKTADATKIIVAQRIGTIRDADQILVLEHGSIVGKGTHDELMKNCKVYQEIALSQLSKEELANA; encoded by the coding sequence ATGTTAAAGATTTTAAAGTATCTCAAGAAAAAGGAATGGGTGTATGCAGCTTTCTGTGTGTTCTTCATCGTCTTACAGGTATGGCTGGATTTGAAACTGCCTGATTATATGTCCGAGGTCACAAGGCTCGTGGAGACGGAAGGCTCCGCCATGGACGATATTCTCTCAGCTGGTGGGAAAATGCTTGCCTGCGCGGTCGGATCTATGGCGGCAGCCATTGTCACAGTGCTTTTTGCGTCAAAAACAGCGGCAGGCCTCTCGCGTACGCTGCGTGACCTCGTTTACAACAAGACACTGGATTTTCCTATGCAGGAAGTGCATCAATTTTCGGCCGACTCTTTGATTAACCGTACGACGAATGATGTGACGCAGATCCAGACGCTTGTGGCCATGGGGCTGCAGGCCATTATCAAGGCACCTATTACGGCCGTCTGGGCTATCGTTAAAATCTCCAATAAGAACTGGCAGTGGACGTTATCCACAGCGGTTGCCGTAGCAATTCTTGTTATCGTACTCGGTATTACGCTGGTCTACGCCGTGCCGCGTTTCCAAAAAATCCAAACGCTCAACGATAAACTGAACACGGTTACCCGTGAACAGGTGGCCGGCGTGAGAGTCGTCAGAGCCTACAATGCGGAAGCGTATCAGGAAAAGAAGTTTGATAAGCAGAACGAAATCATCACAGAAAATAACACCATAGCAAACCGTGTCATGGCGCTCATGTTTCCAACGATGACACTTTTAAACAGTGGTCTGTCCCTGGCCGTGTACTGGATCGGTGCCTATCTTATCAGCGCGGCGGCGGGGCCTGCGAAACTCGTGATTTTTTCCGATATGGTTGTATTTCTTAATTACGCCATGCAGATTATCATGTCCTTCATGCTCCTTAACATGATTTTCATTCTGCTGCCCCGCGCCGAAGTCAGCGCTAATCGTATTGTGGAAGTACTTGATACGCCCGTGTCGATTACGGATGGGACAGTAGCGTCAGCTCCGGGTGAAAAAGGCACCGTTGAATTTCGCGACGTTTCTTTCCGCTATCCGGAAGCGGGAGGCGATGTGCTTCAGCATCTTTCTTTTAAAGTGAACCGGGGAGAAACGTGTGCCCTCATCGGTGCCACGGGCTCCGGTAAAACGACAGCCATCAATCTCATTCCGCGTTTTTATGATGCCAGCGCAGGTGAAGTGCTTGTTGACGGCGTCGATGTCAAAGCTTACAAAAAGAGCGAACTACGCAGTAAAATCGGCTATTGCTCCCAGAGAGCCAAGCTTTTTTCCGGCACAGTAAGGACCAATATTCTATTTGGTGAAAATGGGAAAGCTCCCGGCACTGAGGAGGACGTGAAAGAAGCTCTTGCTGTCTCGAAGGCGGATGAATTTGTAAGTAAAATGCCAAAAGGAGAGGACGCCTCCATCTCTCAAAACGGCACGAACGTCTCCGGCGGGCAGAAGCAGCGTATTTCTATTGCAAGAGCCGTCGCCAGAAAGCCGGAAATTTTTATTTTTGACGATTCTTTCTCCGCTCTCGACTATAAGACGGACAGGGAAGTCAGAAAGCAGCTGGCACAAAAGACGGCAGACGCAACAAAAATTATCGTGGCCCAGCGTATAGGTACGATACGCGACGCGGACCAGATCCTGGTACTGGAGCACGGCAGCATCGTCGGGAAAGGTACTCACGACGAGCTCATGAAAAACTGCAAGGTTTATCAGGAAATTGCCTTGTCACAACTTTCAAAGGAGGAACTTGCCAATGCGTGA